A single region of the Salvia miltiorrhiza cultivar Shanhuang (shh) chromosome 8, IMPLAD_Smil_shh, whole genome shotgun sequence genome encodes:
- the LOC131001136 gene encoding serine/threonine-protein kinase STY13-like, with amino-acid sequence MDTNTNDELKGMENSSINNLSEKSVGSISSKDMIFRADKIDLKSLDLQLEKHLSKVWSRNLETQSSQKPREVWEIDPTKLEIRYLVAQGTYGIVYRGTYDGRDVAVKLLDWEDGTKTAAEAAEIRASFKQEVSVWHKLNHPNVTSFVGASMGTSQLKIPPKNPSEGYTNLPPRACCVLVEFLPGGTLKNYLFKNRKKKLPFKVVIQLALDLSRGLSYLHAQRIVHRDVKAENMLIGSQRTLKIADFGVARVEAQNPGDMTGETGTLGYMAPEVLDGKPYNRKCDVYSFGVCLWEIYCCDLPYPDLSFADISSAVVKQNLRPDIPRCCPSSLASIMKRCWDANPEKRPEMDEVVRLLESIDTSRGGGMIPEDQLPGCFCFAPSRGP; translated from the exons ATGGATACAAATACGAACGATGAGTTGAAGGGCATGGAAAATAGTAGTATTAACAACTTGTCGGAGAAGAGTGTAGGAAGCATTAGCAGCAAAGATATGATTTTTCGGGCTGATAAGATCGATCTCAAGAGCTTAGATTTGCAGCTTGAGAAGCATCTGAGCAAGGTTTGGTCTAGGAATTTGGAAACTCAGAGCAGCCAAAAGCCTAGAGAGGTGTGGGAGATCGATCCTACTAAGTTAGAAATTCGATACCTTGTGGCTCAGGGAACCTACGGCATAGTTTACCGGGGAACTTATGATGGTCGGGATGTTGCAG TTAAGCTGTTGGATTGGGAGGATGGCACGAAAACAGCTGCAGAAGCTGCTGAGATTCGAGCATCATTCAAACAGGAGGTTTCTGTTTGGCACAAGCTCAACCATCCAAATGTCACAAGC TTTGTTGGCGCATCAATGGGGACTTCACAATTGAAAATTCCTCCAAAAAACCCATCCGAGGGTTATACGAATCTTCCACCAAGGGCATGTTGCGTTCTGGTGGAATTTCTACCCGGAGGCACGTTGAAGAACTACTTATTCAAGAACCGAAAAAAGaagcttccctttaaagttgtGATCCAACTTGCTCTGGACCTCTCAAGAGG GCTAAGCTATCTGCACGCGCAAAGGATTGTACACCGTGATGTCAAAGCGGAAAACATGCTTATAGGTTCTCAAAGAACACTGAAAATCGCTGATTTTGGTGTCGCTCGTGTTGAAGCTCAGAACCCGGGGGACATGACCGGTGAAACCGGAACTCTAGGCTACATGGCTCCCGAG GTACTCGATGGGAAGCCTTATAACCGGAAGTGCGATGTGTACAGCTTTGGTGTTTGCTTGTGGGAAATATATTGCTGTGATCTACCTTATCCTGATCTTAGCTTTGCTGATATTTCATCAGCTGTTGTTAAACAG AACCTACGGCCGGACATCCCTCGTTGTTGCCCAAGCTCTCTTGCAAGCATCATGAAACGGTGTTGGGATGCGAACCCGGAGAAACGGCCAGAGATGGACGAGGTGGTGAGGTTGCTGGAGTCGATCGACACGAGTAGAGGCGGCGGCATGATACCGGAAGACCAATTACCAGGGTGTTTCTGCTTTGCTCCGAGTAGGGGGCCATAA
- the LOC131001140 gene encoding pentatricopeptide repeat-containing protein At3g22670, mitochondrial-like, with product MLSKSKIFNCSSLRQASFSLKNIYTGDYAINVNGVRSALLNRFCTVAEPLNADALPTADESPELPDWVKSSGEEAETEQTRAKRLKNDDFVPPSVSYWIENHKIHAQDVDMKSVVNDIVETDIDKVSEILKNHHFESPDSVVKALEGCDVNVFESLVEQVLRRFSCDWIPAFGFFKWAEMRKGSTHSAHLYNLMVDNLGRARKFDVMWELVGEMKSVEGYVTLNTITKIVRRLARAGKYDDAVEVFEKMEVYGVEKDITARTMVMDALVKQGSVEHAERLHLDYMDRIPPNLSTYNVLVHAWCKTRQMEKAKKMIDEMKELGFSPNAVTYTSVIESYCRERDFRKVEATLEEMKGNGVQPSVVTYTIIMNALSKARETDKALQIYEQMKQKECAPDAAFYNVFIQALGQAGRLRDSDAVFEDMLRQGVSPNTGTYNTLILMAANRLEEEKALKMLRKMEEEGCKPDRYTYAPLLKMCCILNRMKVLSFLLSHMFKNDVGMELGTYSMLVNRLCRNGRLDRAFTIFQEMLRKGFVPMDCTYQILVQGLERKGMLQEKQQLQELMSQPS from the coding sequence ATGTTGTCAAAGTCGAAGATTTTCAACTGTTCGTCGCTGCGGCAGGCTTCATTTTCCTTAAAGAATATTTATACAGGAGACTATGCTATTAATGTAAATGGAGTTAGGTCTGCATTGCTCAATAGGTTTTGCACTGTTGCTGAGCCACTGAATGCCGATGCCTTACCAACAGCGGATGAGTCGCCTGAGCTTCCCGATTGGGTTAAATCTTCTGGTGAGGAGGCGGAGACGGAGCAGACACGTGCTAAGAGGTTGAAGAATGACGATTTTGTGCCTCCCTCGGTATCTTACTGGATCGAGAATCACAAGATTCATGCTCAAGATGTTGACATGAAAAGCGTAGTAAATGATATTGTAGAGACTGATATTGATAAGGTGAGTGAGATTCTGAAGAATCATCACTTTGAATCCCCCGATTCAGTTGTGAAAGCTTTGGAGGGTTGTGATGTGAATGTGTTCGAGAGTTTGGTTGAGCAAGTGTTGAGGAGGTTCAGCTGCGACTGGATTCCAGCATTTGGATTCTTTAAGTGGGCCGAAATGCGCAAGGGGAGCACTCATTCAGCTCACCTATACAACTTGATGGTCGACAATTTGGGGAGGGCGAGGAAATTTGATGTTATGTGGGAACTGGTGGGAGAAATGAAGAGCGTGGAAGGGTATGTCACTTTGAACACGATCACTAAGATCGTGAGGCGTCTTGCAAGGGCTGGTAAGTATGATGATGCAGTGGAGGTGTTCGAGAAGATGGAGGTGTACGGAGTGGAGAAAGACATTACAGCAAGGACTATGGTGATGGATGCATTGGTGAAGCAAGGAAGCGTTGAGCATGCTGAACGACTCCACCTCGATTACATGGATCGAATCCCTCCTAATTTGTCGACCTACAATGTGTTAGTCCACGCTTGGTGTAAAACTAGGCAGATGGAGAAAGCTAAAAAGATGATTGATGAGATGAAGGAGCTCGGGTTCTCCCCGAATGCAGTCACCTACACTAGTGTGATCGAGAGCTACTGTCGTGAGAGAGATTTTCGCAAAGTTGAGGCCACGCTGGAGGAAATGAAGGGGAACGGTGTGCAGCCTAGTGTGGTGACATACACTATCATAATGAACGCGCTGTCAAAGGCGAGAGAAACGGATAAGGCTCTGCAGATTTATGAGCAGATGAAGCAGAAGGAGTGCGCCCCCGATGCTGCCTTCTACAACGTGTTCATCCAGGCTCTAGGGCAAGCAGGCAGGCTGAGGGACTCGGATGCTGTCTTCGAGGACATGCTGAGGCAGGGAGTTTCCCCGAACACGGGTACCTACAACACGCTGATCCTGATGGCTGCCAACAGGTTGGAAGAGGAGAAGGCTCTGAAGATGCTGAGGAAAATGGAGGAGGAGGGGTGCAAGCCTGATAGGTACACATATGCGCCGTTGTTGAAGATGTGCTGCATATTGAACAGAATGAAGGTGCTGTCGTTTCTGCTGAGCCACATGTTCAAGAACGACGTGGGCATGGAGCTCGGGACCTACTCGATGTTGGTGAATCGGCTCTGCAGGAACGGGAGGCTCGATCGTGCTTTTACCATCTTCCAGGAGATGCTGCGCAAGGGCTTTGTTCCCATGGATTGTACGTATCAAATTCTTGTTCAAGGCCTCGAGAGGAAGGGAATGCTGCAGGAGAAGCAACAACTTCAAGAATTGATGTCTCAGCCATCCTAG